In Kryptolebias marmoratus isolate JLee-2015 linkage group LG20, ASM164957v2, whole genome shotgun sequence, a genomic segment contains:
- the LOC108239625 gene encoding histamine H3 receptor, whose protein sequence is MSEEQSDSNSTGYYFDNPSTRVQHSFVFSGPMFVILMVMMVTLVVVIVLGNALVILAFKVDKSLRRQCNYYFLNLAISDFLVGAFCIPVYIPYILTGRWTLGRGLCKLWLVIDYLLCSASVFSIVLISYDRFLSVTRAVSYRARQSMTHQAIIKMIAVWVLAFVLYGPAIIFWELVVGRSRVPKDECFAEFYYSWYFLLSASMLEFFSPFISVAFFNLSIYLSIRRRRLHHREAQLQLQASEPASAQGEGIPLSHNWGFGIKLPLRGSFHSQTSSPCLGKLESSAGRSAQPSRLSRDKKIAKSLAIIVCVFAICWAPYTLLMIIRAACRGRCIQHHWYEVTFWLLWLNSAINPFLYPLCHSSFRRAFSKILCPKRYTASPSSVLRAGQ, encoded by the exons ATGTCGGAGGAGCAATCTGATTCCAACTCCACCGGCTACTATTTTGACAACCCTTCAACAAGAGTCCAGCATAGCTTCGTGTTCTCAGGACCCATGTTTGTCATtctgatggtgatgatggtgactTTGGTGGTGGTGATAGTGTTGGGCAACGCGCTGGTCATTTTGGCTTTCAAAGTGGATAAGAGTTTGAGAAGACAGTGCAATTATTACTTCTTGAATTTGGCAATCTCAGATTTCCTTGTAG GGGCGTTCTGCATCCCCGTCTACATCCCCTACATCCTGACAGGCAGGTGGACTCTGGGTCGGGGGCTGTGTAAGCTGTGGCTGGTCATTGACTACCTGCTCTGCTCCGCGTCTGTCTTCAGCATCGTGCTCATCAGCTACGACCGTTTCCTCTCAGTCACCAGAGCA GTAAGCTACCGTGCCAGGCAGAGCATGACTCACCAAGCCATAATCAAGATGATTGCAGTCTGGGTGTTGGCTTTTGTCCTGTATGGGCCAGCTATCATATTCTGGGAGCTGGTGGTGGGTAGAAGCCGCGTGCCGAAGGATGAGTGCTTTGCAGAGTTCTATTACTCTTGGTACTTCCTGCTGAGTGCATCTATGCTGGAGTTTTTCTCCCCTTTCATCTCAGTGGCTTTCTTCAACCTCAGCATTTACCTCAGTATACGCAGGAGGAGGCTCCACCACAGGGAGgcgcagcttcagcttcaggcAAGTGAACCTGCCTCTGCCCAGGGAGAAGGCATCCCCCTGTCCCACAACTGGGGGTTTGGCATAAAATTGCCCCTGAGAGGCTCCTTCCACTCCCAGACGTCCTCTCCTTGTTTGGGTAAACTGGAATCCTCAGCTGGCAGGTCTGCTCAGCCCAGCCGTCTGTCCAGGGATAAAAAAATTGCTAAGTCCCTGGCCAtcatagtgtgtgtgtttgccatCTGCTGGGCCCCATACACCCTACTGATGATCATCCGTGCTGCCTGCAGAGGGCGATGCATCCAGCATCACTGGTATGAGGTCACCTTCTGGCTCCTGTGGCTCAACTCTGCCATTAACCCGTTCCTGTACCCTCTGTGCCACAGTAGTTTCCGCAGGGCTTTTAGCAAGATTCTCTGCCCAAAGCGGTACACAGCTTCCCCTTCATCCGTCCTTCGTGCCGGTCAGTGA